In the Podospora bellae-mahoneyi strain CBS 112042 chromosome 4, whole genome shotgun sequence genome, one interval contains:
- a CDS encoding hypothetical protein (EggNog:ENOG503PIK0) has translation MRLSTPLAAAATLLQSATLASAEAWTLFSFIDMEPFQPNWDGGLWHTDFGSHNFKIENEDGCWKNVGVPSIAEVCVDIVRTRAHFIVGGTGQRRCMFLDRGKRGSKSALKCFRDTYDHSCFIELWEEVDCTW, from the coding sequence ATGCGCCTCAGCACTCCCttagcagcggcagcaactCTGCTCCAatccgccaccctcgcctcAGCTGAAGCCTGGACCTTGTTCTCGTTCATCGACATGGAGCCCTTTCAACCGAACTGGGACGGTGGCCTCTGGCACACAGACTTTGGCTCCCACAACTTCAAGATTGAGAACGAAGATGGCTGCTGGAAGAACGTCGGCGTGCCCTCCATCGCTGAGGTCTGCGTCGACATTGTGCGCACCAGAGCCCACTTCATCGTCGGCGGGACTGGCCAGAGGCGGTGTATGTTTCTTGACCGCGGCAAGCGCGGCTCCAAATCTGCTTTGAAATGCTTCCGCGATACCTACGACCATTCCT